Within Astyanax mexicanus isolate ESR-SI-001 chromosome 2, AstMex3_surface, whole genome shotgun sequence, the genomic segment GAGACTAAGGCtgaaacgattagtcgatataatcgacaatgttgattatttaaaattgtcgaCTACATATTTCATTGACTAATCGTTATTTTGTAACAATGGATAACTTAGTGCCCAAAAACAACAAGTTAAcgtatttactcactaaatatcagtcatTTCCAAGTTTAaacaacattatacatttaaatgcattttaaatctcatgttctgctgtttttagaaatagagggcatggcagaaattaTCGTTgactaatctaaaaaataatcatcagattagtcgactaccaaataatcattagttgcagctaggggtgggcaatattatgtcttatacaatatatcatgacagaaatatcatgatattaaaaatccatatcgtgataatagggctgttctgtcttaaaagtagtctattatttactgtgaagctttaggtgtatttattttataattgttttagtttacagtttatatgcatgcactaaatattctgcaaatttttttgctgcattatattattttatgctatattatttattttgccacattacgattattctgttatactcttatactatattcctgaaattaattaattatttttctgttttcctgtatcgccaagtatatcgttatcgcaaaaataccctggaatattgtgatattattttagagccatatcacccacccctagttgcAGCTCTAGTTGAGACGCATTAGAAACCTTTTATGTTGTAATTAATACTGTATTGTGCAGTAATTATACTATAcaacaaataattattatttatcaaTAAATCTCTGTCATTTTTCTAACTTCAGGCACTAAAGAGACAGCGTTCATCTACGCTATAATGGCTGCAGGTCTGGTACACGCAGTCACCCGCTCCTGTAGCGCAGGAAACATGACAGAGTGTTCATGCGACACCACCCTGGGCGGCAGCGGCTCGCCCACAGAGGGCTGGCACTGGGGCGGCTGCTCTGACGACATCGCCTACGGGACGTGGTTCAGCCGACGCTTCATCGACAACATGCCCAAGAACGTCTCGACCAATGGAGACGACACCCTGCTCGTCATGAACCAGCATAACAGCGAGGCTGGGAGACAGGTGAGAGTCAGACACTGGGTGATGCTGCAGGATTGCCTAATTAAccctcagaaaatcagaaaaagttgggacagtgtgagtaacacacaaaaaaagtgtttctaaaatttacttttacttttattccaCTGCAGACACTTTGaatccaagatatttcatgttttgttgaTTCAACTATCAATTCatttcaaaatttaaaaaattaagaggctACTTacaattctgaatcagtttgattttgctatttataggtttatgtttgagtaaaatgaacattgttgttttattctataaactatggacaacatttctctcgaattgcaaataaaagtattgtcatttagagcatttaattgcagaaaatgaaaatttgctaaaaaaaaaaaaaaaagatgcagagctttcagacctcaaataatgcaaagaaaacaagttaatattcataacgttttaagagttcagaaatcaatatttggtggaataaacctggtttttaatcacagtttttgcgCATCTTGTtatctcttccaccagtcttacacactgcttttggataactttatgcaactcctggtggaAAATCATACCCAAATTATGCATGTTTGAAAATGTTtgagacataaaaactagacaaatataatgaaactaaaggtttgtatTTAGggaaatgttgattttaaaatgaatttcaggaaagaacctattttattattttattcattctattttgacattttagcagatttacttaaatatatatttttattttttctattacatttacaatgatcCTTTTTAGTAAGGTCCTCAtcaatcatgaaacctttttatgtaatgcttaaataaaaatccTCACAATTTAGTTGTATAATGTCAAGCAGACGAATTGACAAGCTCTACAACAGCTACAAAAGCTACTTTTCTTGTTACCCCTGTACTCTGATTCATAACTTGGAACATAACAGTTTCATgccaatacacaatacacagctCTAGTTCAGATTAGTGGTGGTcagtatggaaaaaaaaaaacattataatataacTCTTAAAGACGTGTTTTCTTACATTTAGAAGCATAATCAAAATGCACTACTGTGTAGCTTAAAGTAATGCAAGTTATCATGTCTGCAAGACTGTTTTTtaaagagtgagtgaaagagacagagcctgagtgtgtggtgtgggatGGGAGGTGTATGGCTAATTCACGCTAATATGAGTAAATATGTAAGGCGTGACCGGCTGGCTGAGGAATGTCTGTCTTTCCCCATTCTCCTAACAGGCACACGCATTATATAAACACTGCTTCTGCTCTAAAGCAATAGCTCTGCTCCTGTTCGGCGAAGCAGTTTGgcttttttttgtgtaaacaagTCTGATCTCTCCAGCCCTCGCTAATTGCTTGTGAGCCTCAGCACACCTCTAGCTTCTCCCTACGTCTCCCAGCTTCTCCCAGCCTCCATTTTTGCTTTCTCTTTATTGGACATCGCCAGCAGAGAAATGCAGATGACCACTAACGTTCTGGAATGTGCCACAGCCTGTGCCACGGCGCGACTTGATGTTCTAGCTGCCTGACAACAGAACCCATTTTGAAAGGGCAGAATAATGACAGTAATATAAGCAGACTGCTATAACTCCGGCAATTTGTCTGTCAAATGAGTTACACCCCTCCTTCCGAGTCTGTTCTCCATTAATGGGAGAGGTTTACTTTTGCCAGTTGGAAATTAGAGGACAGATTTGCGCCGAATTCCTCGGGCTTGCTTGCGAATCGCTCAAGAGAGTTTACAGACACTCTACACCACGGCTTGGGTTTGGAACCGGCGAGCATCGTATAGAGTTTAGAGCAGGATGCGAGGCCTCATCAGTGCATCCGCCAAACAGATCAACCAGCTCCACATGGGCTCAGAATCTCGCAAGTTCACAGCTTTCCCACTGTCATGTGGCCCCAGCAGGCGTGGTGCTAAAAGAGAGCAAATTCTCCTGCTGATTGACATTTGTTCCAGTGTTTGCATCAAGTTCAGGATGTCTGCTGGAGTGGATTGTGTAAGATTTGGATTGGCGCGCAGAGCCTGCTTCCCTGAGGGTGTGTAGTGTGCTTATTTACATGTTGGGATTTAgcttttttctaaatattttaccCAGTCCAGAACATTCATAGAAATACAGCGAACAATAAACTACCTTCCAAAGAAATTTACCTAGAATATCAGTGTGTTTCAATAGTacttaatgttaaaataaataaaatatacattaaaaatgaaaaattagtGAAATCAGCTATTTTATTCAGCCCCATTCTCACAGGTGGTCCTAATTGAAAGAATAGGTGGTTCTAAAAGTTACACTGTGATATTGACGCCACCACAGGATTCATTAGCAAGTCTGGTGGTAAAATCTTTTCCCTATTTGATATTTTGTGATTAGATAAACGGTGAGAGGTATAAGTGAAAAGCTATTATTAAACTCTTGAAGTGTTAGGAAGCCATAAAGTGGCAGACATAGAAAAGAATGTGTGCAAAAAACGTCTGCTGAATCAATATAACTGCAGAATCAGCATGAAATCTATATGCTATATGTGCCATGTCTGGCAGAGCATAATACCAAGTGTCAAATGGAGTTGTGTAAAGTACACCATCGCTGGAGCTGTGAAAACAAATTCTTTGGAttgacaaatattttttatttttgtatctgACAGTCTGATAGATAAAGATCTGGGTTTGGTGAATGCCAGGAGAACGTTACTTGCCTGACTGCATTGTGCCGTTTATGAAGTTTAGTGTAAGAGGGATAATGCTGTAgaatggtgggtcattctcagcactgcattgaCACTGGCATGATGGAGCTGTGTTGTGTTAGAGTGGATCAGgcatagcagtgctgctggagtttttaaacactctctCTAGACAGTGTCCTCTCGTCTTGTTGGTGGGCTATCCTCAGTCCAAAATagcactaaggtgtttaaaaactccagcagcactgctgtgtctgattaactcactgtaccagcagaaCATACACTACTAACAGACCATCAGactgttaggggtgggcgatatggctctaaaatactatcacgatatttcatggtattttcacaataacaatatttttggcgatatgataattattatttgaattatttagaattttattattgcatgcaatatgacaTGGCtaactgagatgtttaaaaaaatgtttttatcagatttgtaacagaagtaaaataaatgagaccggacagatataatctgtctatagtagatatatGATGAGTAATTAGAACAGTGGGATTTTTTCTTTCGCTaaattaggtaattaggggtgggtaatatggcacgatatttcagggtataatatcgttcacgatatttacattttttggcgatattatcacgtacgatacgatatggcacacccctacagaCTACTATCTGTCCTGTTCAGTATGAGCCACTGCTGATTTTATTGAGGTGTCTTTTAAAATAGGGAACCAATTCTGTAAGGCATATTTTGATAGCACAAAAAAAGATAAACCGATTAAGTAAGTGAGTTAAACAGAGTTATCTAAGATGTCCATCAGTGTTTTCCCATGAGCTCATAGATGAATATTTGGCTTTGTGTTGTGACTCACGGTGCTGCATTAATCAGACTTGATCAAATTTGATCAGTTTTCATCAATTGGACtagcgtttttttgttttttttttcatttacactgTCCATATGCCCTTTTCTCCTGTAGGCCATAGCCAAGACAATGTCAACAGACTGCCGCTGCCACGGCGTTTCAGGCTCCTGCGCAGTGAAGACCTGCTGGAGGACGATAGCTCCCTTTGAGCGTGTGGGCAGCTACCTGAAGGAGCGTTACGAGAACAGCGTGCAGGTGATGGACCGTTCCAAGCGCAAGTTTCGCCGGAAAGAGAAGGAGCAGAGGCGCACGCCCATCAGCCGCGAGGAGTTCATCTTCCTCAACAAGTCGCCGAATTACTGCCTAGAGGACCGGCGGCTGGGCGTGGCAGGGACCCGTGGGCGACGCTGCAACCGCACGTCTGCAGGCCCAGACGGCTGCAACCTACTGTGCTGCGGCCGAGGCTACAATACTCACGTGGTGCGTCACGTGGAGCGCTGCGAGTGCAAGTTCGTCTGGTGTTGCTACGTGCGCTGCCGGCGATGCGAGACCATGAACGATATACACACGTGCAAGTAGAAGAGTGAGTGAAGTGTGAGGAAACAGACACTCCCAGTCAAACTGGAGGAGCAGAGGAGACGAGATCTCCCAGGACAGAGAAGCATCACCTGTGCTGTTCTTGTCAGGACAGTGGAGAGACAGCCAGGTGACATCTTCAGTTCCTCTAGTGGCTGGATCCTCAGGACGATGATGAAGAATAAActgttataaataaatactgtgatGTTCCAGCAGGAGCTCATGACAGACATTCTACTTCTTAATAATCAGAGATAATCAGGGACATTCTGGTTCTCTTCTGATGAGTCTCTGTcctcatgaaataaaaaaaagaaaaaggtcttTGACAACATAGCCAAGACAATTTGTAATCGTAGCAGCAGAAGAATCATTTTTTCATTTCTATGAATTCAGATTAATATCAGTTATCATCTCTTGGTTTGGTCTGATCTGGATTTGGTTAAGGGTTAATATACAGATCATGGGCatattatacattacatttaacACAAACAGCAACAGCCTAGAGATGTCTTCATTCAGGAACATAAAGGGAACAGAAATGCTTGGTACTCATTTAAAGGAAtagcaaaaaaacaaattaactaaGTTAAATTAATGAATATGCAGTCAATTAGATAAAACATGTTTGGTGCGTTTCTTCAGTTTAGAACAAAAGATTCtaagctaacaatgctaacaatctTCTCAAACTtttatggcatggtgttgccctcagtCAACAAAACACTTTTCTTAAAATTACACCATCCCTATAAGTGTATGTGTATTGTTTTCCTTAAACAAAATCAGAGACATGTCTCTGTACAGTAGAATTATGGGTAGAAGAACGTGGGGGGAGTGGCCTGTTCAGGAGCCACAGCCAATGGGAACCATTGccagtaataaataatattaaatgaatatcatatctttttttttcttttttcatttttgttatttataaagCTAAAGTTATATCTGTAGGTACATGAATGTGTAAAGAAgcatattttgctatttaaataatattttgtttaatttgcatACTAAACtgtgtggtttctttttttttttttttagtttttgcctTAAGTCAACATTATGCAGTTCGACCACTTGCTCCAGcctcagagacacactgctgctgttgcagctctgccaatcagctctccctcctgccctgcccctaaacccatacatcacccagtcccCCTCTCAAACTACCACTCctattttttttagcctttttcaagtTTGGGCTAAGggtgaagtcagctaaaatcaggaggtttagtgCCCTTTTAAGCTTCCAAGAAAGTGAGTTGAATTGCCGTTCACGCCATAGAGAGTTAAAATGATTGTAGATATTAATTATTAGTCAATGTTTATCGGCTTATTTTAGCTTAAATAATATTTAGTCTATGAAAACACAAGCAAATTAAAATCTGGAATAGTGGTCATGTATTGGAGCAGTGGCTCTTAAACTTTTTCAGTTGAAGGCCTCATTTGTGGTTGGTAAATGCCACTATGGCATTTTCTAAACCCTAACCCTTTACCCTACCCGGCAGGCGTTgaaacaatgtatatatatatttttgttatcaaGCTTCACTTTTAAAGATATGGCCAAATTGGATAATGACTATATACACATAACTGAAAATCAAATCTAAAAGTGCTATAGAACAGATAAAATACCCAGATACCCAGCGACCCATTGCCACAGCCCCCTAGTGTGAGAACAGCtgtattagagtaaaataaatgatatttgaCATGCATTTACATTGCAGTTTGTTAGCAACGTTAGCCTATAGCATCTTCTTTTATAAGCTATTGAAGCCCAAGTCGCATTCCGAACATGTCTGGGCTTCAGGTATTTgataaatcatgttttatttgttttatttatgctcTGAATTCTTGATTAAGCATTCCTTTTAGTTTTTTATGGTCAGTATTTGATAAAGAAAACTTCCTTGTCTGTTAGTAACCAGCTGCCTACATATGGAATGTATTATTACTTTAATATAAATTTATCATTTGGCTGCTTTAAAAGGCTTTTATCCGAGTGATTAGAAGCTAACTGAAAAATACAGcaattaaatgtgtgtgtaatttgaACTATCACTGTTCACAAAATGAAGTAGTTTCTACAAAAACAtagctaaaaatgttttttttttttttttttttttataattctattAACTGTGAACCCAAGTGTTCgttttgtacatattaaattatataattagtGTCCAGCATCAGGTGTATGGTGATACATTATGTTACATGTTTCAGTTGATGACTGTTCTTCCTTAACCCCTTTCCTTTACTGCATGTGCACtggtctctgatttttctatattCTCTTTCTCTAAAACAAGTAGTGATTTGCTAGAAGTCACAGACTGGTGCCAAATACCGCAAGTGCTTTCTCTTAAAACGAGCCCCTAAAAGCTAACGCTAGTGACCCTTTAGCACGTCCCCGCTCTCTGAGTAAGCAGGAGGACGGCAGTTATTTAGAGCTGGAGCTAAACTGTCACAGGCAGCGCACGCATGCACGCTTGTTTGGATAACGTCTCTAAATGAGCAGGAGGTTGGCATCTGTTAGGCGAGTCTGGCATTTACAGTGAGAGAATACTCATTCACGCAGAGctataaaacaagttcatattcataaaggtttaagagttcagaaatcaatatttgatggaataacctttttttttaatcacagtttttatgcatcttggcatcatgttcccctccaccagtcttacacactgcttttggataactttatgccactcctggtgcaaaaaaattcaaacagttcagtttggtttgatggcaatttatttggccaattgtcccactcattcagctgcaACTATTTCCCCTATCACTATGATGATGCCCCAGTACCAGGAGGGTAagaactagcacatgcctcctccgatacatggaAACTTTTTGGAAATATATATTACTTTATTCAATACTTGTGGGATGTACTGACCTCACCAAGGTTCTTATCACTAAATGCgtttaaatcctcacagcaatgctccaaaatccagtAGAAATCCTtctcaaaagcaggataaactctttataatacccttgatttcagaagaaactatgaATGAGCAGGTGGCCCAATAATTTTGTTTATATACAGTGCCTAAATTAACATCACAGAGCAATCTAACctttatctacagtatctacactATATTTAAAGAAACATTTCACCGCAGCAACTTCCTTCAGAAACCAAAAACATATCTGGAAAAACATGTCTGATAGCTGTAAGCAATAATCTGATTACACTATCATTATCACTATCACCAATTATCTCCAGTCATCATGGTACCAGTTGTTAACTATATCTATATTTATCAATAATGTACATAAAAATTTTGTGAGTTTATTGTTAAGTTCTCAATATCACATTAGTCACATCATAAAAAGCTGCTCTCAGGAGGAACTCCCTGTTTTGCTTTGAAGTAAATAGGATACAGAGGCTAAAGTCATCTAAAGCAGAGCACACTGTTTATCAAAGCCATCTTACACAATTACAATCCAATAAATTGCTTCATTTGGACAGAATCTCAACTGTTGTGTTTCATGCTGTGTTTTATGATTATTCTTGTTTTTGCCATGTTTTTGACTTATTTGACCTACAGCCGATCCCAGACAAACACCTAAATAAGATTTGACTGTTGTTCTGTTCATTTCCGTGAAGTGACTGTGCAAGTTCTTTCCAGACAGGAATACACAGTTCTGAAAACAATACTCTCCCTGCAATAAAGTGCCAATCACTATCCTCTCGGGCAGACGTCCTGGCCAGCTATGACTGCACTGAGCTGAATCATGGCCAGTTGCAGAGTAATTTGCTTGAAACATTTGGTTGCATGTTGTTCTGtatattatattcagtatatCAGTAGAACAGTTCAACGTTAAATTTGTTAAATTAcgtgtttttttgtattgttttagatATAAGTAAaaattctaccaatcaggtattaaggagcagtgaagccacacCACTGAagtgtacagtgttataagcattagcattatccactaaccacagctcttttcgctgttcagaggtgagtctatcggactgtagtctgacTTTgctgtgataaaacaagctacatgggacgaaccgctagctgataacaCCCTGGGTTACCCTCAGTCTAGCGATATTGGGTGGCATTTacagtaagcagctaatgctaatgctgctacacccagccttagtgctggagaaacttcactgacaaCTTacagaaacgctttactcacccaaataaatggttttcaggagagaaatctgtgtagattaacatccattgcttgtttgactttgaaacaaaatgtttttttaagaattacagttttgtttaattaggctTTTCCTCTATCTTCTACATTCAAAGGGAAACACAGTGACACCTTGCTCACcttaatgtatgaaaataaaccagaaaatagacgtttaattgatagtgcaccttataatggggtgtgccttatagtctggtAATGTGTATTTGATTAAATAATATAAGTGTTGTTATGAAATAACAAGTGAGGTGTTAGCATGTGTTGTGCAGGTacaagtagatcagacacagcagtgcttctgcactttttaaatcACTGAGAAttgtccaccaaccagaaatatcctacatatatatatatatatatatatatatatatatatatatatatatatatataaaacagcatCCTGTGGTATGGATGAAGGacaagaggatgaccaacactgtaaactgtgcagcaacagattcagagcttcagaatctctgactttactttatctacagggtaatgcagctgtaggtaggagtgtgtaatagagtggagaacAGTGAGTAATtaagcagtgtttaaaaactccagcagcactgctgtattgaTACGGAGTGCAGTTCATTTATAGTTTGTCTGCATATTATTATAATTCACATTTTTCTTCAATTATCAGGAACCAGGATTCTGCTCATGTATTCCAGTCTTTATGGGACAAGTGTAACCACGCTCTTACACAAGCACGCATTCAGACTCCTCTACACACCTCGGATTGTGATGTATTTAGAACGTCTTATTATTCTTATCGTATAAGAATGACCTTACATCCCCAGAGTTGCAGTGAAGGCCAGACTGAGCGTGAGTGATTAGGCCAGGGAACGAACATGAGCATGGGGAGGAGGCCTCGAAGTTAACCCACCCTGGTGAGACCCCCAACTCAGACTAATGAGTCCACGTGGAGGCATCTGTCTGCAGGCCTAGCCAAGTGCACGAGTAACTGCCAAGTTATCTTTTCCCTCGAGCATTCACGCTCATCTCTTTCCTTACAGAGAGCTCCGTTTATTGTCCTAGTAAAAGGTAAGGTATGCAGATGTGTGAGCTTCACCCAAAGCAGCCCTGTGTTCTGTAGAGCTTCTGCCACAGCCAGTTTTATTCTCTTACAGTCTTGCTAATGACGTGGAAATCCCTCGCTAAATGTACTGTGTGCTGCTCAGCGAAAGCCACATGAGCTAGCCGGCTCTCCAACTGTCAAAACAATGAGAAAATGTTACTGTGGGGCCTGAAATACAATTGTACAATTTCTGCGATTATGGGAGTTTAGTTTTTCTCCTTTCGCAATCCCTTAATTTAATTATTCTGctctttctttttgctttttagtGGATATGAGGTATTCTGTacatacaaaagtattgggatacctaCTCATTCAATgtcaagtgttttaaaaaaaaccctccatactgtccagggaagactttcttcgagatttgattgcattcagcagcaaaagcattagtaaggtcagtaTGTTACCTGGATGAACTCATGCTGAActacccaactcatcccaaaagtagtgGATATATAtggtttagattctctgcccgagcctGGGCCTAGGAAAGTGATGGAAAAATCTCGGATCAGGCATtgggtcgggcttgggctcaAGAAAATTGTCTGTGATGTAGGCacatgttttttaatgctatttttattttatataaagctatgtcATGATG encodes:
- the wnt16 gene encoding protein Wnt-16 — encoded protein: MEKSSSWSRLLHLSFLALLLSSQPLCCRGSWMWLGITSVGVSEKTGCANLPLSAKQKDVCRRKPYLLASVAEGARLGVSECRTQFRHERWNCSTTREPPGFGNELTSGTKETAFIYAIMAAGLVHAVTRSCSAGNMTECSCDTTLGGSGSPTEGWHWGGCSDDIAYGTWFSRRFIDNMPKNVSTNGDDTLLVMNQHNSEAGRQAIAKTMSTDCRCHGVSGSCAVKTCWRTIAPFERVGSYLKERYENSVQVMDRSKRKFRRKEKEQRRTPISREEFIFLNKSPNYCLEDRRLGVAGTRGRRCNRTSAGPDGCNLLCCGRGYNTHVVRHVERCECKFVWCCYVRCRRCETMNDIHTCK